The following coding sequences are from one Aggregicoccus sp. 17bor-14 window:
- a CDS encoding AgmX/PglI C-terminal domain-containing protein encodes MSGKSLLIWVALPFLLLCGVALWLTRGGTPTPVVSAAPAPLPARPEPSPVAPSTAAAAAPAATPTETALAAAAPPTQEDPLTPGALAEAQVDPGDAGPTGTVDRDALRAAVEAVRPLIRECFMDVTERYPGPQQVRLRFTLEGNGGAGRMRNPEVAETSIQDPFLLACFIDALEDAQFPAPRGGSVTVTYPFRFRVARGASDAGDAG; translated from the coding sequence ATGTCCGGCAAGTCGCTCCTGATCTGGGTCGCCCTCCCCTTCCTGCTGCTGTGCGGCGTGGCGCTGTGGCTCACCCGCGGAGGTACGCCGACGCCGGTGGTATCCGCCGCACCCGCGCCCTTGCCTGCGCGCCCGGAGCCGAGCCCCGTGGCGCCGAGCACCGCGGCGGCGGCGGCCCCCGCGGCGACGCCGACCGAGACGGCCCTGGCGGCGGCGGCGCCCCCGACGCAAGAGGACCCGCTCACCCCCGGTGCGCTCGCCGAGGCCCAGGTGGACCCCGGAGACGCAGGGCCCACGGGCACGGTGGACCGCGACGCGCTGCGGGCCGCGGTGGAGGCGGTGCGTCCGCTCATCCGCGAGTGCTTCATGGACGTGACGGAGCGCTACCCCGGACCGCAGCAGGTGCGCCTGCGCTTCACGCTCGAGGGCAACGGGGGGGCGGGCCGGATGCGCAACCCGGAGGTGGCGGAGACGAGCATCCAGGACCCCTTCCTCCTCGCGTGCTTCATCGACGCGCTGGAGGACGCGCAGTTCCCGGCGCCGCGCGGCGGCTCCGTCACCGTCACCTACCCGTTTCGCTTCCGCGTCGCACGGGGCGCGAGCGACGCGGGCGACGCAGGGTGA